The sequence ACTTTCAGCTGTCAGTCCTTGAGACACTTGCATTTTTGAGACTCACAGCTCAGTCAGGATGACCTGTATAAAGATCCAAGCAGccttaaaaggaaaaggaggaagcaATTAGAGCTGCTGGTGAGGAGGCCAACCTCCGTGTGTGATACACGCACACAGTGCGATGACCAAGTGGATTGCCACTCGTTTACGGCCTCACTCACCCTCAGTTCCTAAACTCATGGAATGCAAGAAATTTCAAATGACATATCACTGAAACTACCCAGAATCATATTAACACAATAAATATATacagctcagaattgtgggcaggCAAAAAGAGGAAGATAAGCTCATCTCCCTCTTGCTGCTTTCCACAGATGCTCAGTGCTCAGATAACATGCTGATACTCAGGTGTCTTAGCAATAGCAACCCCTAAGCTAGGGCAGGGAAGAGTCCTAAAGCTAACATCTGTAGTTGCTTTTGGAGGAAAACAACATCCAGTGTGCAATGTCAGTTTCATACAGGTCTCCTGTCAGAGTCCAGCCTGCTCGCCTGACAGTAGTCTACAGCAGTTGGCCTTCCCCTACTGCTCCAGTGTTGGTCACGACCCAATGTCTTATGACCCATCCCGCCGCACAAGCGGCGTTGCTCTGATCACATATCATCGCTGTGGCCACTAGCGCAACTGTTCACATGGGCAGAGCACCGGTGGCACTTAGTGCCCGTGCGGCTGTTTGAAAGGCAATTAAGGTGTTGAGATTTtggctacactgcagttaaaaagaaaaaaaataaataaaaaagcaccCAGCCTACACTCTGGGTGCCCCTGACAAGCATTCTGAAActgtactaaataaataaattaccaaaaaaagaagaagaggtgCAGGAAATAAGGAGCATGGTGTAGTCAGCCAGTGAACCATAGTTTAAGAACTGCTGGCCTATGCCCATTAAAACAACAGGTTACCCTGAGCATGTATGGTTAGGAAAGTGCCAGCTTTATGGATCTGTGCTTATGTATGCTGTGTGTTCATCAGATGACAGCAGGCCAGCGCATGCGTGCTGTGGTGTCCAAGGGAAGCGGGACAGAAAAAGGGGTAGGGTGGCGGCATGTTTTTCTCTTGTGTGACTGTGCTTTGTGGGGCAAGAAGCTGGCAAAGAATGAAGTGGAGTGTTGTCGGTGTGACTTGGTTCAGGCAGTGACCGCCCCCTGCTCAAGGACGACAAGGAGTTGTAGGGCAAATGGGCTCATACAACATGCGCAAGGCCGAGCGCGGCTGGGCCTGCAAACTGAACTCAGGCAGAGTGTGGAGAGGTTAGAATACAGCGTTCGGCGCTAAACTTTAATTTATTAGCCGGGCACATTTGGGGGAGCAAGCTACTTTGGAATAGGACTGATCCTGCTCCCAggaaagtcaatggcaaaattccactGGGAGCAGGACCAGCCTCTGTTGTGGCTTCCGGGCCTCCCCTCCGCTACACTGTTCAGGGTGTTACTCATTCTCCTCGTTCCCCTCTCAACTCATTGGGGTAAGGGGAGGGCCTGAGGCATGGCACAGCTGTTTAAAGCAGCCCTCCTCGAGCTTGCTTACTTCAGCTGTCTGTATGCTACTTGGGCACAGCTGACGTGCCTAGCAGATCTACTGAACCATGGGTGCTTCTATTTCACAGACCTCTGACAGGCGAGCGCTTGAAAGGGACATAGCATGAGGAGAAAGTGGAGTCTGTGTCTTCTGTAGGGGCCTCTCCCCTGTTCCTAGCCCTGGGTGGGGATTTTTCCATAGTGGTCTATCAGCTGattaaagcccagatcctcaagtatttaggctccaaacttccattcaaatcaatggaagttaggagctgTGGCTAAGTCACCGTCTGACGGATTAGTTCACCTTGTACCAACCCTGTGACCCCAGGAGAGCTGGCCAGGGCTACTGTACGAcccacccccaggactcctgcttcACTCACGTCAGCAACAGGCGCGGATAAGGATTTTTTCCCTGTCAACACCCTTCAGTCAGCTTAAAACCCAGCCTGCTCAGCCCAGACAGAGACACAAGATCATTACATTGCAGTGCTGTAGATGAGTATGCCCCACCCCCTGTCATTCCCCTCCCCGTGCACACCCTGACTTTCTTGCTGAGCTCCTGAAGCAGAGAGGAAGATTCTCTTGCTTCTACCTTCAGAACACAGTGTCTGGTACCCTGCTTatttcagctggagaaaaaaaatctctattttcaATTGGTGGCCCTGAGTAGGGAAGGCTGAGCTGTCTAtttctgtaatatctgagcacctcacatgcatttatcctcacaacaacctTATGAGGTAAGgaattgttcccattttacagatggggaaagtgaggcccccagctgcagtgacttgcccaaggtcactaaGGAGGTGGCACAGCATGGACTGAACCCAGCTTTCCTGAGTCCAGTGAAGTGGCTAAGCCACAAGGCCACCCatcatctcacacacacacttcctgatggGGGCAAACTGATGCCAGTGGGCAGGGGAAAGGCAGAAGTGTTTTCAAAGGCAGGCCAGTCAGGCAGAGACCTAGGCAAGGATGGGCCAATGCTGCTCTCCCACGTGCCGATCAGATCttagggaggggaggaggttcAGTCAATCTGCATATTGTACTGCTCAATGAGGTCATACAAGCTGTTGAAGCAGCTTGACACCTGGAGGCTCACGTTCCCGCTGTTCAGGGACgaggctccctcctgcagggcCATGTCATGGACATACTCACAGAACTTGGGCACCAGCTGCAAGAGAGAAACAAACACCCCTCAGGAGGCATTCATCTGTGCTGCCACATTGCTATGCATTGCCTCTTTTGAATGAGCCACGTGAATGGCCCCGTCAGAGCCTCCATCTGTTCCCCTGCCCCAGGGGGTGACTGCTGGGGGAGACATGCTCTGTCAGCAACGCCCAGAGACAAGGAAGTGAGGGCTTGCGGTGCAAGCGTGTGGCAAGTgcatctctcacctatgtctggcAACCCCAGATTCAGCCCTGTGCTGGCTGCAACAGCCTGCTGTGGGCTTTGCAGGCATGCAGAATAGCCAGGGTACAGGTCGGTCTTGGCCACAGCTTTTCTGTGCCTGATCCACCTCTTCCTTCCTTAAACTTACACTCTGCAGCGAGGGCTGCTGTGAAAGCAGCATAGGGCTGGCTCTGTGACTGGACCGAAGGGGTTTCTGCACTGGGGCTATTCCCTAGAAGGCCCTTATGCCTACGCTGCAGCCCCATCAGATCGGTCTAGGTTCTCATCTTGGTACCCGTCATGGTAGTGTCAGAGTGCTAAACGGTATGCGTTCCCACCCCTCCCAAACAGCGGCGAGCCAGGACTGGTCTGTGCATTGGCAGGGCTCACTGGAGGGGAATTTGGATAGTCAAAGAGGACTAATAATTAAGCTAGAAAGAGATGCTTAGTTACCCTCCCAGGACTGTAAAGCTTTAGAGGCAGAGGAGGATTCTCCACTTCTTGCCATGTGGCTGTGAAGCTCAGTGGGTGGGGGGGTAAATCTCTCCCCGCTGGTTACTCAGGGATCTCCACTCAAGCATTAGCTCCTCACCAGCTACATGGACCCATGGCCACTCCACACAGAAGAGGGGCGCAGCCTCTTAGCGGCTGCACGtcaacactgaagtcagtggagctgacCATCAGTGAACAAACACTAACCCCTGAACCATCCCACCAGAGACGAAGGATGCTTGGCATTTAGCCATCACTTCCCTCCATAGCGAAGGGAGAATGATGTTTCTTGGCTCACCTTCACTAGGATTAACATGGCCTCCTTGGGCTTGGATTTAGAGAAGCACTGCCCAAAGCCAAGGTAGATGGTGAAGTCGGGAGATGCAGCCCTTTGATGTTCCTTAAAATCCTTCAGCTCTGCAGAAGGAAACAGGATGGTTTTAGTAGCACAAAGGACAAGGCAGGCATTGGGGTGGCTGGATTAAATAAACTGCCCTGGGATGGTCAGGGGACGGTGGCCACGAGAGGAGCTTTCCGATTAGAAGATTCTGGGGCTCCCTCACCCTTGCTCCTGGCCATTCTCTCTTCTCCCCGAAGTGCCCAGGCAAAACCTGGAGCCCAGTGCTTATGCAGGCTGGGCTCCGGCCCTTGGTCAGCCTACGCACCTCGACCACACTGGAGCCCCATGGGGAAAACGTATGGTAAGTAACATCTCTTGGAGTTTCTCTCAGCTAATCTAACTGCTACCCGTAAATCTGGCCCCATAGAGTAAGCCACACCCGGATGCAGACTCACCCTTTGAGAACACCTCATAGTCAAAGATCTCCATCTCGGTGCCGCGTGGCAGCAGCTTGGGCTCAGGGCTCTGAGCCATGTTCACCAAGTGCCTGGAGAGGGCCCAGAAAACCTTGCACTTATTCAGGCGCTTGGCATAGATCTTCTTGTGCTTCTGCTCCAGCAGCAGTCCTGTGTTCAAGAGCAGCTGCCTGGTGAACTGGGCCTGCTTCTGGTCAGACAGCTCATCTGGGCTTGGGAACTGGACCACCTGTGTGCAGCTCGGAGCAAAGGTGGGGTCCTCATTATTGTATGCGAAGAGGCAGCTGCTGGTGGCCACCTGCACCTCGTGGAGCGGCCTCCCTCGGTAATAGATGGTGATGTCCATAGTGGGAGGAATGGTTTCTGCAAGAGACGAGGGAACGCTTGGACTATATAGGGCCTGACGGGAACAGGTGTGCTCTGGTTCCGAACAGGCTGCTTGCCAAGGGCCCGATGTAacgctcactgaagtcagtgaagacacttccactgacctcagtggatgCTGGATTAGCCCCCGACATGCTGAGCCCATCGTCCCCACGCCCGGCTGCCACTGGTGTCCTTGTTGGGAGTCTCAGCAGAGCATTTGCCTGAGCGTTATGGTACCTGTCCATCCCTGCAGTTGGTCCCCCATGGAACTTCCTGGATCCCCCTCTGCAAGCGGAGACGGGGCTGcggagatgggggtggggcggggtatCTATTTCAAACCTGAAGCCGAGATGTCTCAACCTCCAAGAGAAGTGAAGAGGGCCCTCTAAtctaggggtggggtgggaaaggtCGGTGCCATTCAGTTCCAATAGCTGTGTTTTCCTAAAGCTTTGACAAGTCTGCCCCAGCCCTTGTTCACCTTcagagggaagagggaggggtgggtgaCGGATGTACTCTGTGCTTGGGGCAGGTCTCCTTCCCTGGGGCAGGCAGCTGGGGTGGCGTCACTGACCTGTATTGTTCTGCGATGGCActgtgttggggggaggaggatgcTGCTCTGGGAGAGGGGCGGCCAGCAGGGTCAACCTGTTCTGCTCGGGGGCTGCCCACTGATTCGCCGGCTGGTGATAACTGTTCTCTCCCGGGCCATTCAGCGTTTGATAGATCACTGCGTTTCCTGCAGGCGCTTCGCTCGGGAAAGTGCTCTGGACGCCCGCGTGGTTATTGTAGTGAGGTCTCCCTGCAAACAGGACTTCCGCTAGGATGGAGAACAATAGGCTTGTGAGACGGGTAGGCAGTAACGAACCCGTTAGTTTCTGCTTAGCGCCGCTCTTTTCACCCACTCTCTTCTACAGTCCCTCCTGAAAACCCCCTGCTTTGAGCCCTAAACTGTCTGTCCAAAGGAAACAATATCATCATTCTGCACAAACGACAGTACTGCCCAGATGCCCGCACAGCGTCACTGCTCgttgttttgcttttgctgccTCCCATCCTCCAcatttagactggaagctctttgggatagAGACTGTCTCCCGAATGCCCCTCACGTCCTGCTGGTGCGGGATGAGTAATTGCAAGGGAATTGGGGAAGTTTTAGATCTAGCAAACAGCTTCATTTCGGTGCTGAacgggagctgagctcttctggCAAACTGGCTTCCTGTGCGGGATCAGCTCTAAGTAGGCTTGGCAGAGCTCAGTGTTTATTTCTGAGAACTGGAGGATAATGGcgattgtttatttttaagcatttcccccctctcctcccctcccccagtttaaatgttcacagttgtgggaagtGATTGGAGGGGGTCAGATGGcagggcaggccaggccaggcagtAATTCTTTAACGACCGACCTTGATTTCAAAAagctaaagctttataactgttagaACCCGAATTGTCAACCTCACTGGTCAAAATGTGCACAGCCCATAGCCCTAAACCAAACTCTCATGAATTGttcagcagaggaagaaaaatgctgcttctctGCACATTTCAATTTTTATCGATGGACTATTTATTCCTCGGTTTGTGTGTAGAGTGAAGTCGACGATTACcgacatttaccgataaaaatctaaCCCTCCGAAGCCTAGTTCCATATCTGCTTCATTTGCTATTGGGGGGAGCGTAACCTTCCAATGATCCGACAAGTCTTTTCTGTCTCAAGTGCCTGTTTACACCGGCCAGCTCTCAGATAATGGGGATATACTGACCTGCACTATTAAGAAGCTGACTTATGCCAGGAACTGTTCTGGATGGGAGGGGCTGCTGTAGAAGTGAGGCCGCAGAAGGGTCATAAGCATTTTGCATGGGTTGGGTCACCCACTGGCCAACGGGTTGGTGATAGTTCTCCACTGGTCCATTTGCCGCTCCGCTCCCCTGCGGTGGGTAGCCATTTTGGCCCATATGTTGGTTTGGATAGCCTTGGCTGTCTTCATATGGTACTTCCCCtgatggagggggggagggggaaagaaacccAGTGTTAATTACCAGAGTTGGGTAAGGCACTGCAGCATGCTGGCCATTACATTAGACAATTCAATAGCTGCTGAGCGTGCTCGCTCTCTCCTTTTGGAAATGCTGCAAGATCTTCCTATTGGATAAAGCTTTACCATGGCAATGCCCTTTGCAGTATCCACCACTCCCCATGCTTCCCAACCCTCGCCTGAACCTCACTTTTGGGAATCCAAacagggaggggagatggatttCATTACTATTTTGACCGACCCTGACCTCGGGGGTTGATCCACCCAGATGCAACACACCCGATGTGGGTGAGCGGCTCAGTGCAGGGCCCTTGCTGCCCGCAGCTAGCATAGGTCTGGTCTCAGGGTGGGCAGGGTGAATGACCCTTGCCGTTTGTTTTAGTTTTATAGAAATGGCCCCAGAGCTTCCCAGCCTGAAGGTCAGACGTCTCAGAAAGAGCAGGGGGGATCCCAATCCAAAATTTGGCTTGCTTTCCACTGCTGAGGCAGGCATGGAACCTACCCAGCAGGACTCCCATGGTGTCACCAGCCCATCTTGCTCTCAAATCATCATGCAAGTCCCCAAACAtaaccaccctcctgcccccaatttggggctctttttatttgccttctggttttgagCCTCTCAAGTTCAcggtttcaagcttttctctgcaaccagaaacttatttctaattttttaaatgaaaggtggGAATTTTGTctcatcacatgactccaggagctggggctctacAACAAGATATCAAATAGCCCAGGACTCAATGCTTAAAATCCTGAGAGTGGGCAACACTGTTCGCTTATGTGGGGGAGTCCCCAGCAGGAGCCAGAGTGAGCACAGCTGGCTCCTAGATGTCCTGCCAGCAGCGGGCATGCAGGAGGAAGGGGTCACAGCTGGAGCTCTAGCCTATGGGGCAGAGAATCAGAATGGCTTTTGGCTTTCCTTTCTCCTGGGCAGCCCTGGATGactgtgtggggaaggggactAAGTCCTTTGCCAGGCTTTCCTCCAGGACCCACACCGTGCTAGTCAAACTCCTGTCCTGCTTTCCCTACAGCTCCCATAGCCCCACAGGGAAGAGAGCAACCTCTCTTGCCCGTAATGCggcaggcagccagcaggggtgctgctgagcagctgcaggagggaagggagagtaGCCGCTCCCCGTCTTTCTGGCTCACATCAGAGCTGCTGAGGGAGATGCAGTGGGCGTTGGCTGGGCAGCAGCATTCCCAGCACCTTGCTGCAGCAACCGGGCTGACACAAACACTGCATTGCAAAGTCACATGATGCTGCTCAGGGACACATGTTCGTTGAGAACCAAGTACGCATTTTCTTCTATGCAGTCGCCCTTGGCGCACAATTAAGAGCCTCAAGGGCCACAGGGTGGGGGCGGGCAACACCCCTGCTTTAGAtcctcttcattgtttttgcTTGGATGCCGTACAATAACCTGCCACTTGGTTTCTGAGCTGAGTACGtgggctggagcagctgttgAGAGGGATACCTcctaggcacctccctgcagcccattGGCTTCCTGTCTGGAACTGCCCAcgctgtgggaggaggctctgctGGCATGGGACGGTGAAGAACCACAGCTCTCGACGAGCACATCAGAAGGCAGGGCAGGATTCCCTCACCCCTGGAATACAATGGGACTGTCCCGACGCTCCGCACCCAACATTTCTAACACAAGCCTAGGAAGTCACTGGGAGGTCCAGTGAGAGCCAGCTGTATTATGAAACGTAGGTGCCTCTGGGTACAGCTCTGCTCTTTGGGGTCTCAGCCTACCTGAACCTCCATCCAGAGCCCACGGCAGCTGCTGCGGGCTGCAGCCACTCTGGGTTAAGCTGCACTGTTGCAGAATCCACTGGAGTATGTCGGGGCTGCACTGGTAGCCGTTTGGCACCAAATTATTGGTGGTGTAGCCTTGGGACAGATTCCTGCCAGGGTCGTAGGCTGGCCTTTCGTTCTGCACGCTGTCCATCTCTGTGGAGCAACAAGAGCCGAGGACGGTCTCAATCACACGCACGTCTCTATGCCTGTCACAAGTTTTTTCTCATGCACCTCTCCACCTGTCCCACTAGAAGCTGGTTTTCCTCAGGAGTTCGCTTTGCACGGTGGAAGCCTGCAatagccctgctcctgcccatgGGGTTTGGCTAGGACCTCACCATGCTGGGCCAAAGCGAGCTGTTGGGGGTGTGACACTGTTGGCCAAGGTCTGTCTCCCCAATGACCTTGGCACCACGGTTGAACCTGCCCAGGGCTGTTGCCCCTGATGGCATCACGCAGGGGTTCTTTGGCAGACTTGTTGCCACAGACCCACCGACTATGGGGCGGTGTCTTTGATAGCTGGGTTAGAAATTGATCTTGAATAGGCTGGTTTTAAAGGCAATCAGACCACAGTTCAACTACTGGGCACTGAATCTGAACTGAACAAGGATTAAACTTGACTGCTTATTCGAGCAAAGGTTTATCAGCTCCGCCATATTGTtattctctcttatctccttcCCAAGCATGTATTATGTTTATTCATTCCTGTTCTATTTGATTAGAATTAAATGCAACACCGACCTTCCACCAGAATTCCAGACAAGGTGGAAAAGCCACAGGGCTATTGCACTAGGAAGCAACGACTTTGATTCAAAGTCTGTATGCCTCAGGATAATTTCCTGGCTAGTTCATCCTGCTTCCTGCCCCAGGGCATGTGGAAATGCTGAGAGACTCAACCAAGGTGCTGaatagatcagtggcagagcaggaaagagaACCCCAGGCTCCCAACTCTCAATCGAGTGCCCAAGCCTTCAGTAAAGAGATCCAATTCAATGAACAAACAATGGAGGAGCATAGGGCCATATGCAGCACCACGGTTTCTATTCTGGGTTTTATCTTCCGGAATCCAATcatttacactttaaaaaaaaaaaaaaacaaacaaaccagcaaGTAACTTACCTTGGGGAGGGTTTTCCAGCGACATCTCCAAA comes from Lepidochelys kempii isolate rLepKem1 chromosome 6, rLepKem1.hap2, whole genome shotgun sequence and encodes:
- the IRF7 gene encoding interferon regulatory factor 7 isoform X1; this encodes MAASESEGGSQKLRFAWWLIKQINSENYEGLCWVDKHRTQFRIPWKHTSRKDINPNDYKIFKAWAITSGKYNEKLKDPAKWKANFRCALRSTNMFLMMQDNSKTSEDPHKVYKIISPSPDAVAAAKATTTKNNNLHDSKEDISPPSEEAPNLHHHMPQQLQPQIELDLEMSLENPPQEMDSVQNERPAYDPGRNLSQGYTTNNLVPNGYQCSPDILQWILQQCSLTQSGCSPQQLPWALDGGSGEVPYEDSQGYPNQHMGQNGYPPQGSGAANGPVENYHQPVGQWVTQPMQNAYDPSAASLLQQPLPSRTVPGISQLLNSAAEVLFAGRPHYNNHAGVQSTFPSEAPAGNAVIYQTLNGPGENSYHQPANQWAAPEQNRLTLLAAPLPEQHPPPPNTVPSQNNTETIPPTMDITIYYRGRPLHEVQVATSSCLFAYNNEDPTFAPSCTQVVQFPSPDELSDQKQAQFTRQLLLNTGLLLEQKHKKIYAKRLNKCKVFWALSRHLVNMAQSPEPKLLPRGTEMEIFDYEVFSKELKDFKEHQRAASPDFTIYLGFGQCFSKSKPKEAMLILVKLVPKFLPTTCFPDRQEGMTPALTGSPAHMAKASGLASYLWKKPSGISGEK
- the IRF7 gene encoding interferon regulatory factor 7 isoform X4; amino-acid sequence: MAASESEGGSQKLRFAWWLIKQINSENYEGLCWVDKHRTQFRIPWKHTSRKDINPNDYKIFKAWAITSGKYNEKLKDPAKWKANFRCALRSTNMFLMMQDNSKTSEDPHKVYKIISPSPDAVAAAKATTTKNNNLHDSKEDISPPSEEAPNLHHHMPQQLQPQIELDLEMSLENPPQEMDSVQNERPAYDPGRNLSQGYTTNNLVPNGYQCSPDILQWILQQCSLTQSGCSPQQLPWALDGGSGEVPYEDSQGYPNQHMGQNGYPPQGSGAANGPVENYHQPVGQWVTQPMQNAYDPSAASLLQQPLPSRTVPGISQLLNSAAEVLFAGRPHYNNHAGVQSTFPSEAPAGNAVIYQTLNGPGENSYHQPANQWAAPEQNRLTLLAAPLPEQHPPPPNTVPSQNNTETIPPTMDITIYYRGRPLHEVQVATSSCLFAYNNEDPTFAPSCTQVVQFPSPDELSDQKQAQFTRQLLLNTGLLLEQKHKKIYAKRLNKCKVFWALSRHLVNMAQSPEPKLLPRGTEMEIFDYEVFSKELKDFKEHQRAASPDFTIYLGFGQCFSKSKPKEAMLILVKLVPKFSLMGR
- the IRF7 gene encoding interferon regulatory factor 7 isoform X2, with the protein product MAASESEGGSQKLRFAWWLIKQINSENYEGLCWVDKHRTQFRIPWKHTSRKDINPNDYKIFKAWAITSGKYNEKLKDPAKWKANFRCALRSTNMFLMMQDNSKTSEDPHKVYKIISPSPDAVAAAKATTTKNNNLHDSKEDISPPSEEAPNLHHHMPQQLQPQIELDLEMSLENPPQEMDSVQNERPAYDPGRNLSQGYTTNNLVPNGYQCSPDILQWILQQCSLTQSGCSPQQLPWALDGGSGEVPYEDSQGYPNQHMGQNGYPPQGSGAANGPVENYHQPVGQWVTQPMQNAYDPSAASLLQQPLPSRTVPGISQLLNSAAEVLFAGRPHYNNHAGVQSTFPSEAPAGNAVIYQTLNGPGENSYHQPANQWAAPEQNRLTLLAAPLPEQHPPPPNTVPSQNNTETIPPTMDITIYYRGRPLHEVQVATSSCLFAYNNEDPTFAPSCTQVVQFPSPDELSDQKQAQFTRQLLLNTGLLLEQKHKKIYAKRLNKCKVFWALSRHLVNMAQSPEPKLLPRGTEMEIFDYEVFSKELKDFKEHQRAASPDFTIYLGFGQCFSKSKPKEAMLILVKLVPKFCEYVHDMALQEGASSLNSGNVSLQVSSCFNSLYDLIEQYNMQID
- the IRF7 gene encoding interferon regulatory factor 7 isoform X3; this translates as MAASESEGGSQKLRFAWWLIKQINSENYEGLCWVDKHRTQFRIPWKHTSRKDINPNDYKIFKAWAITSGKYNEKLKDPAKWKANFRCALRSTNMFLMMQDNSKTSEDPHKVYKIISPSPDAVAAAKATTTKNNNLHDSKEDISPPSEEAPNLHHHMPQQLQPQIELDLEMSLENPPQEMDSVQNERPAYDPGRNLSQGYTTNNLVPNGYQCSPDILQWILQQCSLTQSGCSPQQLPWALDGGSGEVPYEDSQGYPNQHMGQNGYPPQGSGAANGPVENYHQPVGQWVTQPMQNAYDPSAASLLQQPLPSRTVPGISQLLNSAAEVLFAGRPHYNNHAGVQSTFPSEAPAGNAVIYQTLNGPGENSYHQPANQWAAPEQNRLTLLAAPLPEQHPPPPNTVPSQNNTETIPPTMDITIYYRGRPLHEVQVATSSCLFAYNNEDPTFAPSCTQVVQFPSPDELSDQKQAQFTRQLLLNTGLLLEQKHKKIYAKRLNKCKVFWALSRHLVNMAQSPEPKLLPRGTEMEIFDYEVFSKELKDFKEHQRAASPDFTIYLGFGQCFSKSKPKEAMLILVKLVPKFCPRRCFPAAAPGDI